In Topomyia yanbarensis strain Yona2022 chromosome 2, ASM3024719v1, whole genome shotgun sequence, one DNA window encodes the following:
- the LOC131684095 gene encoding exocyst complex component 4-like isoform X2: MLILALWVDDIIDASAMSGCGLLVSVIKTLDASETNEQREREKHKIEREFRKTDQRLNELVSRNDGDLTRVMQLFGKVSTQITSSRERIHVVKENLQTCKQLLRCRREELKKLYTDAVQHKYVLEMLDQVNELRRTPQQLASFMGKKHYLHATKLLMSAIEVTEGPLKDVEGLNDLRQDFENKRQQLYGKLLEELNKHLYVSSTAEVLQSFQRQSSGRNSQYTASTAASPFQRNVLRRSAERMEANTKARRALFEIAQNGYLDVDKSEIIEDTDLLDPDVNSTYFIGIIIECFALLNKVPESIESIRVQMQSELLTIVTRSTHHIIMLNQQQQQTNQYQPQYGNPSANADEQREENIPILELLDLVFKQLKLIATAHQLTLKNYHNVMHRYNLTQVKAYDLIEYWGQAQAVLKLVLTDYLDIQNDSSDELMRAQFTEQTTNINTFFSRRKIQGKKMLFKFDKSSHTALLEPDAGGKEHRRNPSNVSNSTAKEDALNQSGSNGRELLNTSFSNKQISGPLGPDRKKQERSLVCAPDAALVRQIYLPMMGYIHEIECFMKCKSGQLCSLNTFLANYVKDAYLARGHNRNLQLTIESLSKTQDAWRSIITPEEMKRLGLTRPLLQNTVLVESRISETKKLILDLPTYSDELLKMVCSLLKTYRETCQAAYRGIVQPETEDKRIYSVAWLKDDDITRFLKSLPNWTDLKTYNARHRQQQSNQKRLMKTEPSEEESPTAVQQRNVREAEMLTSNLGEGGISQQEILSDIGVLKELAILQESMEWFAGRITDFADDLRKPIANGLLASGGVNSSPVVVKDGMIKVLMNLALEFEELANTCLLVLHLEVRVQCFHYLKSNPSDKCKANNPNKNDSLEPDAKVLKLTKVLSDMDEALSLTLHPRKTKYVFEGLAHLASRILVMAANSLEYIDPAGVQRMCRNALALQQTLSSITASREVALDYARSFYEMFYSEPDDILTAIIEKGAQFTEMQYLNALHLICKNRGITDQNTLVMYQQKLSDVLGTKPALGVTV, encoded by the exons ATGCTTATATTGGCGCTTTGGGTGGATGACATCATCGATGCTTCGGCAATG AGCGGCTGTGGACTGCTGGTTTCGGTGATCAAAACTCTCGATGCCAGTGAAACGAACGAGCAGCGGGAGCGGGAAAAGCACAAGATCGAAAGAGAGTTCCGCAAAACTGATCAAAGGCTCAACGAACTTGTCTCGCGGAACGATGGCGATCTTACTCGAGTTATGCAGCTGTTCGGCAAGGTGTCGACTCAGATTACTAGTTCCCGGGAAAGAATTCATGTTGTAAAGGAAAATCTGCAGACGTGTAAGCAGTTACTGCGATGCCGGCGGGAGGAACTGAAGAAGTTATACACGGATGCCGTCCAGCACAAGTATGTGCTGGAGATGTTGGATCAGGTCAACGAACTGCGCCGGACTCCCCAGCAACTGGCTTCTTTCATGGGCAAGAAACATTATTTACACGCCACAAAACTGCTCATGTCGGCCATTGAGGTGACCGAGGGTCCGCTGAAAGATGTGGAAGGTCTGAACGATCTGCGGCAAGACTTTGAGAACAAACGGCAGCAGTTGTACGGGAAGTTACTAGAGGAACTGAACAAGCATCTGTACGTTTCAAGTACGGCTGAAGTACTGCAGAGCTTCCAACGGCAGAGCTCCGGACGGAATAGTCAGTATACAGCCAGTACAGCAGCATCGCCGTTCCAGCGGAACGTACTGCGGCGTTCCGCCGAACGAATGGAAGCTAATACGAAGGCCAGAAGGGCGTTGTTTGAAATTGCACAGAATG GTTATCTCGATGTCGACAAGAGTGAAATCATCGAAGACACAGATCTGCTGGATCCAGATGTCAATTCCACTTATTTTATAGGAATCATAATTGAGTGCTTTGCGTTGTTGAATAAAGTGCCTGAATCTATAGAG TCTATAAGAGTACAAATGCAAAGCGAACTGCTAACGATCGTCACAAGGTCCACTCATCACATTATCATGCTCaatcagcagcagcaacaaacgAACCAGTACCAACCCCAGTACGGAAATCCTTCGGCAAACGCCGATGAACAACGAGAGGAAAACATTCCTATACTCGAACTGTTGGATTTAGTGTTCAAACAGTTGAAACTGATTGCCACCGCTCATCAGTTAACGCTGAAAAACTACCACAACGTAATGCATCGCTACAACCTCACCCAGGTAAAGGCGTACGATTTGATCGAGTACTGGGGACAAGCGCAGGCAGTGTTGAAGTTGGTTCTGACAGACTACTTGGACATTCAGAATGACAGCAGTGATGAGTTGATGCGGGCGCAGTTCACAGAGCAGACGACCAACATCAATACGTTTTTTAGCCGACGGAAAATTCAGGGCAAAAAGATGCTGTTCAAATTTGACAAGTCTTCTCACACGGCCTTACTGGAACCGGATGCTGGCGGGAAAGAGCATCGCCGGAACCCGTCAAATGTGTCCAACAGTACGGCTAAGGAGGACGCGTTGAATCAGTCGGGAAGTAATGGGCGTGAATTGTTGAATACTAGCTTCAGTAATAAGCAAATTTCTGGGCCTCTGGGACCAGATCGGAAGAAACAGGAACGATCTCTTGTATGCGCGCCGGATGCTGCTTTGGTGCGACAGATTTATCTACCAATGATGGGTTACATTCATGAAATCGAATGTTTTATGAAGTGTAAATCAGG tCAACTGTGTAGTTTGAACACTTTTTTGGCAAACTACGTGAAGGACGCATATCTGGCACGAGGACATAATCGGAATCTACAGTTGACGATAGAATCGCTGTCGAAGACTCAGGACGCTTGGCGTTCAATCATCACTCCGGAGGAAATGAAGAGACTTGGGTTGACGCGACCACTTCTACAGAATACCGTTCTGGTCGAAAGTC GAATCTCCGAAACCAAAAAACTTATCCTGGATCTACCCACGTACTCCGACGAACTGCTCAAAATGGTTTGTTCGTTGTTGAAAACCTATCGGGAAACCTGTCAGGCTGCCTACCGAGGAATCGTTCAACCCGAAACTGAGGACAAGCGGATCTACAGCGTAGCTTGGCTGAAGGATGACGACATAACCAGATTCCTCAA ATCCCTCCCCAACTGGACAGATCTCAAAACGTACAACGCTCGGCACCGGCAGCAGCAATCGAACCAGAAGCGACTGATGAAGACGGAACCGTCGGAAGAGGAAAGTCCGACGGCTGTACAACAACGAAATGTTCGCGAGGCTGAAATGTTGACCAGCAATCTCGGTGAAGGAGGCATTTCCCAGCAGGAAATCCTTTCCGATATTGGGGTGCTAAAAGAGCTGGCCATCCTGCAGGAAAGCATGGAATGGTTTGCTGGACGAATTACAGACTTTGCCGATGATCTGCGCAAACCGATCGCGAACGGATTGTTGGCTAGCGGAGGTGTCAATTCTTCGCCCGTTGTTGTCAAGGATGGTATGATCAAAGTGTTGATGAATTTAGCGTTGGAGTTTGAGGAACTGGCAAACACCTGCCTGCTGGTGTTGCATTTAGAGGTGCGCGTGCAGTGCTTCCATTATCTTAAGTCTAATCCGTCGGATAAGTGCAAGGCGAACAATCCGAACAAAAACGATTCGCTCGAGCCGGATGCGAAGGTTTTGAAATTGACTAAAGTTCTATCGGATATGGATGAGGCGCTCAGCTTAACGTTGCATCCGAGGAAAACAAAG TACGTGTTTGAAGGACTAGCCCATTTAGCATCCCGCATCCTGGTGATGGCTGCCAATTCATTGGAGTACATCGATCCCGCTGGGGTGCAGCGCATGTGTCGTAACGCTCTAGCACTCCAACAAACTCTCAGTAGTATAACCGCTTCCCGGGAAGTGGCGCTCGATTACGCTAGATCATTTTACGAAATGTTTTATTCGGAACCGGAT GACATTCTCACAGCAATTATCGAGAAGGGAGCCCAGTTCACCGAGATGCAATATCTCAATGCGTTGCACTTAATTTGCAAAAATCGCGGCATCACCGACCAGAACACGTTGGTTATGTACCAGCAGAAACTAAGCGACGTCCTTGGTACCAAACCGGCGTTAGGTGTAACCGTTTAG